The following proteins come from a genomic window of Neptunomonas concharum:
- a CDS encoding GGDEF domain-containing protein yields MEILSNIGHWIRQQTRADDLCVRYGGEEFLVMTLATSHADIINLTERIRHPTYSNTHPALPKVTLSAGVAMRQPEEDFHSVLSRADQLLYKAKRQGRNCVVMDSPYLEHALDESQHEHTKEIKSAS; encoded by the coding sequence TTGGAAATCCTCAGTAACATCGGTCACTGGATTCGACAACAAACTCGCGCCGATGATCTGTGCGTACGTTATGGAGGTGAAGAGTTTTTAGTGATGACACTGGCTACAAGTCATGCCGACATCATTAACCTCACCGAAAGAATCAGACACCCGACGTACTCCAATACCCACCCTGCACTTCCTAAAGTCACCCTCAGCGCAGGTGTCGCCATGCGACAACCAGAGGAGGACTTCCACTCCGTACTTTCACGTGCTGATCAGCTACTGTATAAGGCCAAGCGGCAGGGTAGGAACTGTGTGGTGATGGATTCACCTTATCTAGAGCATGCACTTGACGAGAGCCAGCACGAGCACACTAAGGAGATTAAGTCTGCATCATAA
- a CDS encoding diguanylate cyclase, translating to MALSINSNIKRKLGWMVATTFGGLLLLLIFFHHTFSDNLHREKRHQSKSLATASIGVINSFYSQFLAGALTEVDAKHLAQTALAQATYDQCGYFWIHDLQGNLVMHPMAPEHAGQPIEQWLNKEGVTLFKRFDDTAQQGGGWVEYQWPKPGEITKSPKLSYVALFEPWQWVVGTGIYLEDSHKEIERSFIRSLEVLAIVFGSIVIVSWILARRFTLQLEELAIRDPLTTLYTRRYLNETQDLFVRHDIRDKASHLYVIFLDIDYFKNINDRYGHLTGDAILSNIGHWIRQQTRADDLCVRYGGEEFLVMTLATSHADIINLTERIRHPTYSNTHPVLPKVTLSAGVAMRQPEEDFHSVLSRADQLLYKAKRQGRNCVVMDSI from the coding sequence CAATCAACTCCAATATCAAACGTAAGCTAGGCTGGATGGTGGCTACCACATTCGGTGGGCTTCTTCTGTTATTAATCTTCTTCCATCACACCTTTAGTGACAACTTGCATCGAGAAAAACGCCACCAATCAAAGTCTCTAGCGACTGCGAGTATTGGTGTAATTAACAGTTTTTATTCACAATTTTTAGCAGGTGCACTCACCGAGGTCGACGCAAAACATCTCGCCCAGACCGCACTCGCGCAGGCAACCTATGATCAATGCGGCTACTTTTGGATTCATGACCTGCAAGGTAACTTGGTAATGCACCCGATGGCTCCTGAACACGCTGGCCAACCGATAGAGCAGTGGCTAAATAAGGAAGGAGTGACGCTTTTTAAACGTTTTGATGACACCGCTCAACAAGGTGGTGGCTGGGTTGAATATCAGTGGCCTAAACCCGGTGAAATCACCAAGTCCCCCAAACTCTCGTATGTTGCCCTATTTGAACCTTGGCAATGGGTGGTCGGAACAGGTATCTATCTTGAAGACAGCCACAAAGAGATTGAGCGCTCGTTTATACGCTCGCTCGAAGTACTGGCAATCGTTTTCGGTAGTATTGTTATCGTGTCATGGATACTCGCTAGGCGATTTACCTTACAGCTGGAAGAGCTGGCAATCCGTGATCCTTTAACGACGCTCTATACCCGCCGTTATCTTAATGAAACTCAAGATCTCTTTGTCCGCCACGATATACGGGATAAAGCATCGCACCTTTATGTAATCTTTCTTGATATCGACTACTTCAAGAATATTAACGACAGATATGGCCACTTAACTGGCGACGCCATCCTCAGTAACATCGGTCACTGGATTCGACAACAAACTCGCGCCGATGATCTGTGCGTACGTTATGGAGGTGAAGAGTTTTTAGTGATGACACTGGCTACAAGTCATGCCGACATCATTAACCTCACCGAAAGAATCAGACACCCGACGTACTCCAATACCCACCCTGTACTTCCTAAAGTCACCCTCAGCGCAGGTGTCGCCATGCGACAACCAGAGGAGGACTTTCACTCCGTACTTTCACGCGCTGATCAGCTACTGTATAAAGCTAAACGACAGGGCAGGAACTGTGTGGTGATGGATTCCATCTGA